From a region of the Drosophila ananassae strain 14024-0371.13 chromosome XL, ASM1763931v2, whole genome shotgun sequence genome:
- the LOC6503498 gene encoding polyhomeotic-proximal chromatin protein isoform X1: MPHVLGDAPSVSLADTEAASEPGPESPPAPPTAPSPLKDTSNIREDPQRPLKCLETLAQKAGITFDEDSSPSSRTSSAAGTPTSKRRHPLLRNILSAPSTPSTTRRSHTLEKSQSPAQQVATTATVPLQISPEQLQQLYAANNPYAIQVKQEFPSAGGGATGAELKHAANILEVQQQMQLQQQLSDAASGGAGGAGGAAGGGGGAGGGAPSPANAQNAQQQQQQQQSTAISTMSPMQLTAGGVGGDWAQGRTVQLMQPSTQFLYPPMFVSGNLLHPGSLGQQPIQVITAGKPFQGNAPQMIATTTQNAKQMIQAAGQAGFAGGAYASCIPSLPSLHSTSTHNQSPQTLLISPVNVISPSPQQQQNLLQSMAAAQQQLSQQQQQQQQQQQQQQLTQQQQQQQLTAALAKVGVDAQGKLAQKVVQKVTTTSSTVQATAGGTGVGVGVGQGGGGQGQQVQQVQQQQQQTTQTTQQCVQVSQSTLPGVAQSVQAAQLLNPGQAQQMQIPWIWQNAAGLQHFGSNPIILRGQPDGTSGMFIQQPTTQTLQTQQNQIIQCNVTQTPTKARTQLDALAPKQQQAGNSSQAQQQQLAVATAQLQQQQQQLTALQRAGAPVMPHNGTQVRPASSVSTQTAQNQSLLKAKMRTKQTPVRPALPTLKTENGQVAGQNKVVGHLATVQQQQQAVAAANLQQVVNSAGNKMVVMSTTGAPITLQNGQTLHAATAAGVDKQQQQLQLIQKQQLLQQQMLQQQLAAIQMQQQAAVQAQQQQQQQVSQQQQQQVAAAQQQQAVAVAQQQQRDQQQQQQQQQVQAQQQQALTNATQQILQVSTNPFITQQQQQLLQQQLQQQQQQLQQQAQQQQQQREQQQHNIIQQIVVQQTGGATGQQSAPSGQLQLSSVPFSVSSTTTPSGIATSSALQAALSASGGTLFQTSKLATASSSLPTSSVVTISNQSTTPLVTSSTVTTLQQAQAQAQAQAQAQAQAQAQAQAQAQAQLQQQQQQLISASIAAATQQQQQQQQQQQQQQSQGAGTLTQSSNPILAITSMMNATVGHLSTAPPVTVSVTSTAVTPSSGQLVALSGASSGGGGVAGSHPATPTKETPSKTPTATLVPIDSPMTPVAGQDSKSATPASASASAEASSSTSEALPNGDASEVVSTPTKCATPTSNLTPTSKQRSSTPGGKEEVKVSTATSGTTTTSTPTTSSISNGIGLARSTGSSTVTTTSTTTATSCAITTTTTTSSLNGGAKDLPKALIKPNTLTHVIDGFIIQEANEPFPVTRQRYADKDIQDEPPKKKAAMQEDMKDIKPSGISSTPTPPPADMMACEQCGKLEPKTKLEHKNKLKRKRFCSPGCARQAKNGVVAAMETNGIVAVDAMAQVDKLEDAIAEAKIQAEPSLPPAPMEFSGLSLPVPSPSVPIGFPIGLEPYVPMDIAAPPLPPLAPAGVVTLATPAITSSVANGAPPDRPPISSWSVDEVSNFIRELTGCQDYVDDFIQQEIDGQALLLLKENHLVSAMGMKLGPALKIVAKVESMKEVPPPPAGEAGGKEAGVTQ, translated from the exons ATGCCTCACGTACTCGGAGACGCCCCAAGTGTGTCCCT AGCGGACACTGAAGCTGCCTCCGAACCAGGACCAGAATCGCCACCAGCACCGCCGACAGCACCGTCTCCCTTGAAGGACACATCGAACATCCGGGAGGACCCACAAAGACCACTCAAGTGCTTGGAAACCCTCGCCCAGAAAGCCGGCATCACCTTCGACGAGGACTCCAGTCCCAGCAGTCGGACATCCTCGGCCGCCGGTACACCGACCTCGAAGCGACGCCATCCACTCCTAAGGAATATACTAAGTGCTCCGAGTACTCCCAGCACGACGCGACGCAGCCACACGCTGGAGAAGTCACAGAGTCCCGCACAACAGGTGGCGACCACCGCCACGGTGCCGCTGCAGATCTCCCcggagcagctgcagcagtTGTACGCCGCCAACAATCCGTATGCCATTCAGGTGAAGCAGGAGTTCCCCAGCGCAGGCGGTGGCGCCACCGGGGCGGAACTGAAACATGCCGCCAACATCCTGGAGGTCCAGCAGCAgatgcaactgcagcagcagctctcCGACGCGGCCAGCGGTGGAGCCGGAGGAGCAGGTGGCGCGGCAGGAGGAGGCGGTGGAGCGGGTGGAGGAGCTCCTAGTCCGGCCAATGCCCAGAacgcccagcagcagcagcagcaacagcagtccACTGCCATCAGCACCATGTCGCCCATGCAGCTGACCGCCGGCGGAGTGGGCGGGGATTGGGCCCAGGGCAGGACTGTCCAGCTGATGCAGCCCTCCACACAGTTCCTTTACCCGCCGATGTTCGTGTCCGGCAACCTGCTGCATCCGGGCAGCCTGGGCCAGCAGCCCATCCAGGTGATCACGGCGGGGAAACCGTTTCAGGGCAATGCCCCCCAGATGATAGCCACCACCACCCAGAACGCCAAGCAGATGATCCAGGCGGCGGGCCAGGCGGGATTCGCGGGAGGGGCCTACGCCTCCTGCATCCCGTCGCTCCCCTCCCTCCACTCCACCTCCACCCACAACCAGTCGCCCCAGACGCTGCTCATCTCGCCCGTGAACGTCATCTCCCCCTccccccagcagcagcagaaccTCCTCCAGTCGATGGCCGCCGCCCAGCAGCAGCtctcgcagcagcagcagcagcagcagcaacagcagcagcagcagcaactcacgcagcagcagcaacagcagcagctgaCGGCCGCCCTGGCCAAGGTGGGCGTGGACGCGCAGGGCAAGCTGGCCCAGAAGGTGGTCCAGAAGGTGACCACCACGAGCAGCACGGTCCAGGCGACGGCGGGCGGCACGGGAGTGGGCGTGGGCGTCGGACAGGGGGGTGGGGGGCAGGGCCAGCAGGTGCAGCAagtccagcagcagcagcagcagaccACCCAGACCACGCAGCAGTGCGTCCAGGTGTCGCAGTCCACCCTCCCGGGCGTGGCCCAGTCGGTGCAGGCGGCCCAGCTCCTGAATCCCGGCCAGGCGCAGCAGATGCAGATCCCCTGGATCTGGCAGAACGCCGCCGGGCTCCAGCACTTTGGTTCCAATCCCATCATCCTGAGGGGGCAGCCGGACGGCACATCCGGGATGTTCATCCAGCAGCCGACGACGCAGACGCTCCAGACGCAGCAGAACC AGATCATCCAGTGCAATGTGACCCAGACTCCCACTAAGGCGCGCACCCAGCTGGACGCACTGGCTCcgaagcagcagcaggcggGGAACAGCAGCcaggcgcagcagcagcagctggcgGTGGCCACTGCCcagttgcagcagcagcagcagcagctgacGGCCCTCCAGCGGGCAGGGGCTCCCGTGATGCCCCACAACGGCACCCAGGTGCGTCCGGCCAGCTCCGTCTCCACCCAGACGGCCCAGAACCAGAGCCTGCTGAAGGCCAAGATGCGGACCAAGCAGACGCCGGTGCGGCCCGCTCTCCCCACCCTCAAGACGGAGAACGGGCAGGTGGCGGGCCAAAACAAGGTGGTGGGTCACCTGGCCACcgtccagcagcagcagcaggcggtggcggcggcgaaTCTCCAGCAGGTGGTCAACTCGGCGGGCAACAA AATGGTGGTCATGAGCACCACGGGCGCTCCCATTACGCTCCAGAACGGCCAGACCCTGCACGCCGCCACTGCGGCCGGAGTGgacaagcagcagcagcagctgcagctcaTCCAGAAGCAGCAACTGCTGCAGCAGCAGAtgctgcagcagcaactggCGGCCATCCAGATGCAACAGCAGGCGGCAGTCcaggcgcagcagcagcagcagcagcaagtctcccagcagcagcagcagcaggtggCGGCGgcacagcagcaacaagcGGTGGCCGTggcgcaacagcagcagcgcgaccagcagcagcagcagcaacagcagcaggtccaggcgcagcagcagcaggcacTCACCAATGCCACGCAGCAGATCCTTCAGGTCTCAACGAATCCCTTCAtcacgcagcagcagcagcaattgttgcagcagcagttgcagcagcaacaacagcaactgcagcaacaggcgcagcagcagcagcagcaaagggagcagcagcagcacaacATCATCCAGCAGATTGTGGTGCAGCAGACGGGAGGCGCCACTGGCCAGCAATCGGCGCCATCCGGGCAGCTCCAGCTTAGCAGTGTTCCCTTCTCGGTGTCCTCGACGACCACGCCCTCGGGCATAGCCACCTCCAGTGCCCTGCAGGCGGCCCTCTCCGCCTCCGGGGGCACCCTCTTCCAGACCAGCAAGTTGGCCACAGCCAGCTCCTCGCTGCCCACCAGCAGCGTGGTGACCATTTCCAACCAGAGCACCACTCCGCTGGTCACCAGCAGCACGGTGACGACTCTTCAGCAGGCACAGGCACAGGCCCAAGCCCAAGCCCAGGCTCAAGCTCAGGCCCAAGCTCAGGCGCAGGCCCAAGCTCAGGCacagctccagcagcagcaacagcagctgatCTCCGCCAGCATTGCTGCAGCGactcagcagcagcaacagcagcagcagcagcagcagcagcagcaatccCAGGGAGCAGGGACACTCACCCAGAGCTCCAATCCCATTCTGGCCATTACCTCCATGATGAACGCCACTGTGGGGCACCTCTCCACCGCTCCTCCAGTCACGGTGTCGGTCACCAGTACGGCGGTGACGCCCTCCTCGGGTCAGCTGGTGGCCCTGAGCGGCGCCAGCAgcgggggaggaggagtggcGGGCAGCCACCCGGCCACTCCCACCAAGGAGACTCCCTCGAAGACTCCCACGGCCACCCTGGTGCCCATTGACTCTCCGATGACGCCCGTCGCTGGCCAGGATAGCAAATCCGCCACTCCTGCCAGTGCGAGTGCCTCGGCGGAGGCGAGCAGCTCCACGAGCGAAGCCCTGCCGAATGGAGATGCCTCCGAGGTGGTGTCCACGCCCACCAAGTGCGCCACTCCCACCTCCAACCTCACGCCGACCAGCAAGCAGCGGAGCAGCACTCCCGGGGGCAAGGAGGAGGTGAAGGTGTCCACTGCCACCAGTGGCACGACCACCACGTCCACCCCCACCACCTCCAGCATCTCGAACGGCATCGGGCTGGCTCGGAGCACGGGGAGCAGCACTGTTACCACCACTagcaccaccaccgccaccagCTGCgccatcaccaccaccaccacgacCAGCAGCCTCAACGGAGGAGCCAAGGATCTGCCCAAGGCGTTGATCAAGCCGAACACCCTGACCCACGTCATCGATGGCTTCATCATCCAGGAGGCCAACGAGCCCTTCCCGGTCACCAGGCAGCGCTACGCCGACAAGGACATCCAGGACGAGCCTCCCA AGAAAAAGGCCGCCATGCAGGAGGACATGAAGGACATCAAGCCGAGTGGCATCAGCAGCACCCCCACACCCCCTCCGGCGGACATGATGGCCTGCGAGCAGTGCGGCAAGCTGGAGCCGAAGACCAAGCTGGAGCACAAGAACAAGCTGAAGAGGAAGCGCTTCTGCTCGCCGGGATGTGCCCGGCAGGCGAAGAACGGAGTGGTCGCCGCCATGGAGACAAATGGCATAGTGGCCGTGGATGCCATGGCCCAGGTGGACAAACTGGAGGATGCCATTGCGGAGGCCAAGATCCAGGCCGAGCCATCCCTGCCGCCTGCTCCGATGGAGTTCTCGGGACTGTCGCTCCCAGTTCCGAGTCCATCCGTTCCGATTGGTTTTCCGATTGGTCTGGAGCCCTACGTGCCAATGGATATAGCGGCACCACCCCTGCCTCCGCTGGCGCCCGCCGGAGTGGTTACTCTGGCGACTCCCGCCATCACCTCCTCCGTGGCGAATGGTGCCCCACCCGACCGTCCCCCAATCAGCAGCTGGTCGGTGGACGAGGTGAGCAACTTCATCCGAGAGCTGACCGGCTGCCAGGACTACGTGGACGACTTCATCCAGCAGGAGATCGACGGGCAGGCGCTGCTCCTGCTCAAGGAGAACCATTTGGTTAGTGCGATGGGCATGAAGCTGGGCCCCGCCCTCAAGATCGTGGCCAAGGTGGAGTCCATGAAGGAGGTGCCGCCTCCCCCCGCCGGAGAAGCGGGCGGCAAGGAGGCGGGCGTGACTCAATAG
- the LOC6503498 gene encoding polyhomeotic-proximal chromatin protein isoform X2 — protein sequence MKHASRTRRRPKADTEAASEPGPESPPAPPTAPSPLKDTSNIREDPQRPLKCLETLAQKAGITFDEDSSPSSRTSSAAGTPTSKRRHPLLRNILSAPSTPSTTRRSHTLEKSQSPAQQVATTATVPLQISPEQLQQLYAANNPYAIQVKQEFPSAGGGATGAELKHAANILEVQQQMQLQQQLSDAASGGAGGAGGAAGGGGGAGGGAPSPANAQNAQQQQQQQQSTAISTMSPMQLTAGGVGGDWAQGRTVQLMQPSTQFLYPPMFVSGNLLHPGSLGQQPIQVITAGKPFQGNAPQMIATTTQNAKQMIQAAGQAGFAGGAYASCIPSLPSLHSTSTHNQSPQTLLISPVNVISPSPQQQQNLLQSMAAAQQQLSQQQQQQQQQQQQQQLTQQQQQQQLTAALAKVGVDAQGKLAQKVVQKVTTTSSTVQATAGGTGVGVGVGQGGGGQGQQVQQVQQQQQQTTQTTQQCVQVSQSTLPGVAQSVQAAQLLNPGQAQQMQIPWIWQNAAGLQHFGSNPIILRGQPDGTSGMFIQQPTTQTLQTQQNQIIQCNVTQTPTKARTQLDALAPKQQQAGNSSQAQQQQLAVATAQLQQQQQQLTALQRAGAPVMPHNGTQVRPASSVSTQTAQNQSLLKAKMRTKQTPVRPALPTLKTENGQVAGQNKVVGHLATVQQQQQAVAAANLQQVVNSAGNKMVVMSTTGAPITLQNGQTLHAATAAGVDKQQQQLQLIQKQQLLQQQMLQQQLAAIQMQQQAAVQAQQQQQQQVSQQQQQQVAAAQQQQAVAVAQQQQRDQQQQQQQQQVQAQQQQALTNATQQILQVSTNPFITQQQQQLLQQQLQQQQQQLQQQAQQQQQQREQQQHNIIQQIVVQQTGGATGQQSAPSGQLQLSSVPFSVSSTTTPSGIATSSALQAALSASGGTLFQTSKLATASSSLPTSSVVTISNQSTTPLVTSSTVTTLQQAQAQAQAQAQAQAQAQAQAQAQAQAQLQQQQQQLISASIAAATQQQQQQQQQQQQQQSQGAGTLTQSSNPILAITSMMNATVGHLSTAPPVTVSVTSTAVTPSSGQLVALSGASSGGGGVAGSHPATPTKETPSKTPTATLVPIDSPMTPVAGQDSKSATPASASASAEASSSTSEALPNGDASEVVSTPTKCATPTSNLTPTSKQRSSTPGGKEEVKVSTATSGTTTTSTPTTSSISNGIGLARSTGSSTVTTTSTTTATSCAITTTTTTSSLNGGAKDLPKALIKPNTLTHVIDGFIIQEANEPFPVTRQRYADKDIQDEPPKKKAAMQEDMKDIKPSGISSTPTPPPADMMACEQCGKLEPKTKLEHKNKLKRKRFCSPGCARQAKNGVVAAMETNGIVAVDAMAQVDKLEDAIAEAKIQAEPSLPPAPMEFSGLSLPVPSPSVPIGFPIGLEPYVPMDIAAPPLPPLAPAGVVTLATPAITSSVANGAPPDRPPISSWSVDEVSNFIRELTGCQDYVDDFIQQEIDGQALLLLKENHLVSAMGMKLGPALKIVAKVESMKEVPPPPAGEAGGKEAGVTQ from the exons atgaagcATGCCTCACGTACTCGGAGACGCCCCAA AGCGGACACTGAAGCTGCCTCCGAACCAGGACCAGAATCGCCACCAGCACCGCCGACAGCACCGTCTCCCTTGAAGGACACATCGAACATCCGGGAGGACCCACAAAGACCACTCAAGTGCTTGGAAACCCTCGCCCAGAAAGCCGGCATCACCTTCGACGAGGACTCCAGTCCCAGCAGTCGGACATCCTCGGCCGCCGGTACACCGACCTCGAAGCGACGCCATCCACTCCTAAGGAATATACTAAGTGCTCCGAGTACTCCCAGCACGACGCGACGCAGCCACACGCTGGAGAAGTCACAGAGTCCCGCACAACAGGTGGCGACCACCGCCACGGTGCCGCTGCAGATCTCCCcggagcagctgcagcagtTGTACGCCGCCAACAATCCGTATGCCATTCAGGTGAAGCAGGAGTTCCCCAGCGCAGGCGGTGGCGCCACCGGGGCGGAACTGAAACATGCCGCCAACATCCTGGAGGTCCAGCAGCAgatgcaactgcagcagcagctctcCGACGCGGCCAGCGGTGGAGCCGGAGGAGCAGGTGGCGCGGCAGGAGGAGGCGGTGGAGCGGGTGGAGGAGCTCCTAGTCCGGCCAATGCCCAGAacgcccagcagcagcagcagcaacagcagtccACTGCCATCAGCACCATGTCGCCCATGCAGCTGACCGCCGGCGGAGTGGGCGGGGATTGGGCCCAGGGCAGGACTGTCCAGCTGATGCAGCCCTCCACACAGTTCCTTTACCCGCCGATGTTCGTGTCCGGCAACCTGCTGCATCCGGGCAGCCTGGGCCAGCAGCCCATCCAGGTGATCACGGCGGGGAAACCGTTTCAGGGCAATGCCCCCCAGATGATAGCCACCACCACCCAGAACGCCAAGCAGATGATCCAGGCGGCGGGCCAGGCGGGATTCGCGGGAGGGGCCTACGCCTCCTGCATCCCGTCGCTCCCCTCCCTCCACTCCACCTCCACCCACAACCAGTCGCCCCAGACGCTGCTCATCTCGCCCGTGAACGTCATCTCCCCCTccccccagcagcagcagaaccTCCTCCAGTCGATGGCCGCCGCCCAGCAGCAGCtctcgcagcagcagcagcagcagcagcaacagcagcagcagcagcaactcacgcagcagcagcaacagcagcagctgaCGGCCGCCCTGGCCAAGGTGGGCGTGGACGCGCAGGGCAAGCTGGCCCAGAAGGTGGTCCAGAAGGTGACCACCACGAGCAGCACGGTCCAGGCGACGGCGGGCGGCACGGGAGTGGGCGTGGGCGTCGGACAGGGGGGTGGGGGGCAGGGCCAGCAGGTGCAGCAagtccagcagcagcagcagcagaccACCCAGACCACGCAGCAGTGCGTCCAGGTGTCGCAGTCCACCCTCCCGGGCGTGGCCCAGTCGGTGCAGGCGGCCCAGCTCCTGAATCCCGGCCAGGCGCAGCAGATGCAGATCCCCTGGATCTGGCAGAACGCCGCCGGGCTCCAGCACTTTGGTTCCAATCCCATCATCCTGAGGGGGCAGCCGGACGGCACATCCGGGATGTTCATCCAGCAGCCGACGACGCAGACGCTCCAGACGCAGCAGAACC AGATCATCCAGTGCAATGTGACCCAGACTCCCACTAAGGCGCGCACCCAGCTGGACGCACTGGCTCcgaagcagcagcaggcggGGAACAGCAGCcaggcgcagcagcagcagctggcgGTGGCCACTGCCcagttgcagcagcagcagcagcagctgacGGCCCTCCAGCGGGCAGGGGCTCCCGTGATGCCCCACAACGGCACCCAGGTGCGTCCGGCCAGCTCCGTCTCCACCCAGACGGCCCAGAACCAGAGCCTGCTGAAGGCCAAGATGCGGACCAAGCAGACGCCGGTGCGGCCCGCTCTCCCCACCCTCAAGACGGAGAACGGGCAGGTGGCGGGCCAAAACAAGGTGGTGGGTCACCTGGCCACcgtccagcagcagcagcaggcggtggcggcggcgaaTCTCCAGCAGGTGGTCAACTCGGCGGGCAACAA AATGGTGGTCATGAGCACCACGGGCGCTCCCATTACGCTCCAGAACGGCCAGACCCTGCACGCCGCCACTGCGGCCGGAGTGgacaagcagcagcagcagctgcagctcaTCCAGAAGCAGCAACTGCTGCAGCAGCAGAtgctgcagcagcaactggCGGCCATCCAGATGCAACAGCAGGCGGCAGTCcaggcgcagcagcagcagcagcagcaagtctcccagcagcagcagcagcaggtggCGGCGgcacagcagcaacaagcGGTGGCCGTggcgcaacagcagcagcgcgaccagcagcagcagcagcaacagcagcaggtccaggcgcagcagcagcaggcacTCACCAATGCCACGCAGCAGATCCTTCAGGTCTCAACGAATCCCTTCAtcacgcagcagcagcagcaattgttgcagcagcagttgcagcagcaacaacagcaactgcagcaacaggcgcagcagcagcagcagcaaagggagcagcagcagcacaacATCATCCAGCAGATTGTGGTGCAGCAGACGGGAGGCGCCACTGGCCAGCAATCGGCGCCATCCGGGCAGCTCCAGCTTAGCAGTGTTCCCTTCTCGGTGTCCTCGACGACCACGCCCTCGGGCATAGCCACCTCCAGTGCCCTGCAGGCGGCCCTCTCCGCCTCCGGGGGCACCCTCTTCCAGACCAGCAAGTTGGCCACAGCCAGCTCCTCGCTGCCCACCAGCAGCGTGGTGACCATTTCCAACCAGAGCACCACTCCGCTGGTCACCAGCAGCACGGTGACGACTCTTCAGCAGGCACAGGCACAGGCCCAAGCCCAAGCCCAGGCTCAAGCTCAGGCCCAAGCTCAGGCGCAGGCCCAAGCTCAGGCacagctccagcagcagcaacagcagctgatCTCCGCCAGCATTGCTGCAGCGactcagcagcagcaacagcagcagcagcagcagcagcagcagcaatccCAGGGAGCAGGGACACTCACCCAGAGCTCCAATCCCATTCTGGCCATTACCTCCATGATGAACGCCACTGTGGGGCACCTCTCCACCGCTCCTCCAGTCACGGTGTCGGTCACCAGTACGGCGGTGACGCCCTCCTCGGGTCAGCTGGTGGCCCTGAGCGGCGCCAGCAgcgggggaggaggagtggcGGGCAGCCACCCGGCCACTCCCACCAAGGAGACTCCCTCGAAGACTCCCACGGCCACCCTGGTGCCCATTGACTCTCCGATGACGCCCGTCGCTGGCCAGGATAGCAAATCCGCCACTCCTGCCAGTGCGAGTGCCTCGGCGGAGGCGAGCAGCTCCACGAGCGAAGCCCTGCCGAATGGAGATGCCTCCGAGGTGGTGTCCACGCCCACCAAGTGCGCCACTCCCACCTCCAACCTCACGCCGACCAGCAAGCAGCGGAGCAGCACTCCCGGGGGCAAGGAGGAGGTGAAGGTGTCCACTGCCACCAGTGGCACGACCACCACGTCCACCCCCACCACCTCCAGCATCTCGAACGGCATCGGGCTGGCTCGGAGCACGGGGAGCAGCACTGTTACCACCACTagcaccaccaccgccaccagCTGCgccatcaccaccaccaccacgacCAGCAGCCTCAACGGAGGAGCCAAGGATCTGCCCAAGGCGTTGATCAAGCCGAACACCCTGACCCACGTCATCGATGGCTTCATCATCCAGGAGGCCAACGAGCCCTTCCCGGTCACCAGGCAGCGCTACGCCGACAAGGACATCCAGGACGAGCCTCCCA AGAAAAAGGCCGCCATGCAGGAGGACATGAAGGACATCAAGCCGAGTGGCATCAGCAGCACCCCCACACCCCCTCCGGCGGACATGATGGCCTGCGAGCAGTGCGGCAAGCTGGAGCCGAAGACCAAGCTGGAGCACAAGAACAAGCTGAAGAGGAAGCGCTTCTGCTCGCCGGGATGTGCCCGGCAGGCGAAGAACGGAGTGGTCGCCGCCATGGAGACAAATGGCATAGTGGCCGTGGATGCCATGGCCCAGGTGGACAAACTGGAGGATGCCATTGCGGAGGCCAAGATCCAGGCCGAGCCATCCCTGCCGCCTGCTCCGATGGAGTTCTCGGGACTGTCGCTCCCAGTTCCGAGTCCATCCGTTCCGATTGGTTTTCCGATTGGTCTGGAGCCCTACGTGCCAATGGATATAGCGGCACCACCCCTGCCTCCGCTGGCGCCCGCCGGAGTGGTTACTCTGGCGACTCCCGCCATCACCTCCTCCGTGGCGAATGGTGCCCCACCCGACCGTCCCCCAATCAGCAGCTGGTCGGTGGACGAGGTGAGCAACTTCATCCGAGAGCTGACCGGCTGCCAGGACTACGTGGACGACTTCATCCAGCAGGAGATCGACGGGCAGGCGCTGCTCCTGCTCAAGGAGAACCATTTGGTTAGTGCGATGGGCATGAAGCTGGGCCCCGCCCTCAAGATCGTGGCCAAGGTGGAGTCCATGAAGGAGGTGCCGCCTCCCCCCGCCGGAGAAGCGGGCGGCAAGGAGGCGGGCGTGACTCAATAG